The following coding sequences are from one Myxococcales bacterium window:
- a CDS encoding DNA alkylation repair protein — protein MDATQVLERLQAKAKPSVAKTYRRHGVFEPCFGVSYADLAALVKTLGVDHALARQLWASGNHDARVLATKLADPGEMDAGELETWVLAAGNSLITDALAGLAARMLAAKPLALAWIDDPGEWVSSVGWGVLSLLAFEGRLRAPEASSLLARVRKGIGGAPNRTRHAMNMALIAIGGTMDGLRDEALKVARDVSPVRVDHGHTGCATPDAEPYILRMAARARPARPTGPNKAAKKASKRGAKKARKPAAKKAPKPARGR, from the coding sequence ATGGATGCAACTCAAGTTCTCGAGCGTCTCCAAGCGAAAGCCAAACCAAGCGTCGCGAAGACCTACCGGCGCCATGGCGTGTTCGAGCCCTGCTTCGGCGTGAGCTACGCCGACCTTGCGGCGCTCGTGAAAACCCTGGGCGTCGACCACGCCCTCGCGCGGCAGCTGTGGGCCTCGGGCAACCACGATGCGCGCGTGCTGGCCACCAAGCTGGCCGATCCGGGAGAGATGGATGCCGGTGAGCTCGAAACCTGGGTGTTGGCCGCGGGCAACTCCCTCATCACGGACGCGCTGGCGGGACTTGCGGCCCGCATGCTGGCCGCCAAACCGCTGGCTTTGGCCTGGATCGATGATCCGGGTGAGTGGGTGTCGTCGGTGGGCTGGGGGGTGTTGAGTTTGCTGGCGTTCGAGGGGCGCCTGCGCGCTCCCGAAGCGTCGTCCCTGCTCGCGCGGGTGCGCAAGGGCATCGGGGGAGCGCCCAACCGCACCCGTCACGCCATGAACATGGCCCTCATCGCCATCGGGGGGACCATGGACGGGCTGCGAGACGAGGCCCTCAAGGTGGCGCGGGACGTTTCGCCGGTGCGTGTGGACCACGGGCACACCGGCTGTGCGACCCCCGACGCCGAGCCCTACATCCTGCGTATGGCGGCTCGGGCGCGCCCCGCGCGACCCACCGGACCCAATAAGGCGGCAAAAAAGGCCTCCAAGCGGGGGGCGAAAAAAGCCCGCAAGCCGGCGGCGAAGAAAGCGCCCAAGCCCGCGCGGGGCAGGTAG
- the ggt gene encoding gamma-glutamyltransferase, whose amino-acid sequence MNRFAERFSLTRAPGPWYTPKGMAVQQYYAAPRTTETAQPLGRRENGEGNRTRRDRTHMRHVREAKRGTGLGARLFGLLVIVGAGTRAWGATPAPLRAKQGAVASDHPAASQAGTALLRGGGNAIDAACATALALGVVNPHGSGIGGGGFALVYLAKPKQVHVLDFRERAPARVSPQLFYRDGKPDPALSRQHGLAVAVPGEVKGLADMVARWGKLPFSRCVAPAERLARGVPATPQVAWMVSQVMKDDPMITKVFAFKGKAADVKPGDVLRRPTLGRTLGVLAQQGPRAFYEGPIAEDIVNAVQQAQGVMTLEDLKTYDVTAREPLEVNYRGHRVVTMPPPSSGGIVIATALGILAHVLPDPKRLEAGSSAYLHAVAEALKHGFADRARHLGDTDFVEVPLDKLLSPAYHLQLAKRFKPDGVLAADAYGMPGDDPRAADDGGTAHLSVIDDEGNAVALTTTINLWFGSHIVTDRFGVVLNNEMDDFAIKPGVENAFRLLGTEKNAVAPRKRPLSSMSPTLVFDDRGVRMAVGGAGGPTIISGTLQVLLNVLDFGMDAQAASASPRIHHQWMPGTLVYEPQVPSDVVRNLERRGHTTQSRDHLTKVNVVVRTDAGLEAAAEFRGDGQPSGL is encoded by the coding sequence GTATACGCCCAAGGGCATGGCGGTTCAACAATACTACGCCGCGCCTCGCACGACGGAAACCGCGCAGCCGCTCGGGCGTCGTGAAAACGGTGAGGGCAACCGCACACGACGGGATCGAACGCACATGAGGCATGTACGCGAAGCGAAGCGGGGCACTGGCCTTGGCGCACGCCTCTTCGGGCTGCTGGTCATCGTAGGTGCAGGCACGCGGGCGTGGGGTGCCACACCCGCACCTTTGCGGGCCAAGCAGGGCGCCGTCGCCTCGGATCACCCCGCTGCCTCGCAGGCGGGCACAGCCCTCCTGCGCGGGGGCGGCAACGCGATCGACGCCGCGTGCGCCACGGCCTTGGCCCTCGGCGTGGTGAACCCTCACGGCTCGGGCATCGGTGGCGGTGGCTTCGCGCTGGTTTATCTCGCCAAGCCGAAGCAAGTTCACGTGTTGGATTTCCGCGAGCGCGCCCCCGCCCGCGTCTCGCCGCAGCTCTTCTACCGCGACGGCAAGCCGGATCCCGCGCTCTCGCGACAACACGGCCTGGCCGTGGCCGTGCCGGGCGAGGTGAAGGGCTTGGCCGACATGGTCGCACGCTGGGGCAAACTGCCCTTCTCCCGCTGCGTGGCACCCGCCGAGCGTCTGGCCCGCGGCGTCCCTGCAACACCGCAGGTCGCATGGATGGTGAGCCAGGTCATGAAGGACGATCCGATGATCACGAAGGTCTTCGCCTTCAAGGGCAAGGCCGCGGACGTCAAACCCGGCGACGTCCTTCGCCGTCCCACGCTGGGCCGTACGCTTGGGGTGCTTGCCCAGCAGGGCCCCCGCGCCTTTTACGAGGGTCCCATTGCCGAAGACATCGTGAACGCCGTTCAGCAGGCGCAGGGGGTGATGACCCTCGAGGATCTGAAGACCTACGACGTCACGGCGCGCGAGCCCCTCGAGGTGAACTACCGCGGCCACCGCGTGGTCACCATGCCGCCGCCCTCGTCTGGTGGCATCGTCATTGCCACGGCGCTGGGCATCCTCGCGCACGTTTTGCCCGACCCGAAACGACTCGAGGCCGGCTCGTCGGCGTACTTGCACGCCGTGGCCGAGGCGCTCAAACACGGCTTCGCCGATCGGGCCCGGCACCTGGGTGATACCGACTTCGTCGAGGTGCCCCTCGACAAGCTGCTCTCACCTGCCTACCACCTGCAGCTGGCCAAGCGGTTCAAACCCGACGGCGTGCTTGCCGCAGACGCCTACGGGATGCCAGGCGATGATCCGCGCGCAGCCGACGATGGCGGCACGGCGCACCTTTCGGTCATCGACGACGAGGGGAACGCCGTGGCGTTGACCACCACGATTAACCTGTGGTTCGGTTCGCACATCGTCACCGACCGCTTCGGCGTGGTGCTCAACAACGAGATGGACGACTTCGCGATCAAGCCCGGTGTGGAGAATGCCTTCCGGCTTCTCGGGACGGAGAAGAACGCCGTGGCCCCGCGCAAACGGCCCCTGTCGTCCATGTCACCCACCCTGGTGTTCGACGACCGCGGTGTGCGGATGGCCGTGGGCGGCGCCGGTGGGCCCACGATCATCAGCGGCACGCTCCAGGTGCTGCTGAACGTGCTCGACTTCGGGATGGACGCCCAGGCAGCGTCGGCCTCACCTCGGATTCACCATCAGTGGATGCCTGGCACCTTGGTCTACGAGCCGCAGGTTCCAAGCGACGTGGTACGCAATCTGGAGCGGCGCGGGCACACGACCCAAAGCCGAGACCACCTCACGAAGGTGAACGTGGTCGTCAGGACGGACGCAGGACTCGAGGCCGCCGCCGAGTTCCGGGGCGACGGGCAGCCTTCCGGGTTGTAA